From a single Chlorogloeopsis sp. ULAP01 genomic region:
- a CDS encoding DUF4359 domain-containing protein: MKVSNIMAYVGVIGLIVLGVVMTQTNPTQVEYEEYAEQRLTNYLKTNVCKKTPKILENLIRFNCKKVVDSARPQIRELIAENTARQDFVIFSIYRTDLSLNSVTPGVNLDSLLPSTPGYQFETLGAFDQFYTYKAEQL, translated from the coding sequence ATGAAAGTCTCAAATATTATGGCATATGTGGGAGTGATAGGACTAATTGTCCTGGGTGTCGTAATGACGCAGACAAATCCCACTCAAGTTGAATATGAGGAGTATGCCGAGCAACGATTAACAAATTATTTAAAGACTAATGTTTGCAAAAAAACTCCAAAAATATTAGAAAATTTAATCCGATTTAATTGTAAGAAAGTAGTAGATTCAGCTAGACCACAAATACGAGAACTAATTGCAGAAAATACCGCTCGTCAAGATTTTGTAATTTTTAGTATTTATCGTACAGACTTAAGTCTAAATTCTGTGACACCTGGAGTTAATCTAGATTCTCTATTGCCTTCTACACCTGGTTATCAATTTGAGACGTTAGGAGCTTTTGATCAGTTTTATACTTACAAAGCTGAACAGCTTTAG
- a CDS encoding manganese catalase family protein: MFFHKKEPIHVVNVKEANPRFAQLLLEQFGGATGELTAALQYWTQSFHCENPGIRDMLQDIAIEEFGHLEMVGKLIEAHTKNVDQTDAYKSTLFAVRGMGPHLLDSQGNAWSANYVNEGGDVVRDLRANIGAEAGARQTYEELIKLAPDEGTKNTLVHLLTREISHTQMFMKALDSLGKLTDPFFGNIQPDSTVDIYYNLSTNGKDERGPWNSEPTFRYIADPMAEKQS, encoded by the coding sequence ATGTTCTTTCATAAAAAAGAACCAATTCATGTTGTTAACGTTAAAGAAGCAAATCCACGTTTTGCTCAACTACTTTTAGAGCAATTTGGTGGTGCTACAGGTGAACTAACAGCAGCTTTGCAATACTGGACTCAGTCCTTCCACTGCGAAAATCCCGGTATTCGGGATATGTTACAAGATATTGCCATAGAAGAGTTTGGTCATTTAGAAATGGTGGGTAAGCTGATTGAAGCACACACCAAAAATGTTGATCAAACTGATGCTTATAAGAGCACTTTATTTGCAGTGCGCGGTATGGGGCCACACCTATTAGATAGTCAAGGTAATGCTTGGTCTGCTAATTACGTGAATGAGGGTGGTGATGTAGTGCGCGATTTGCGAGCTAATATTGGTGCTGAGGCAGGTGCGCGTCAAACTTACGAAGAATTAATTAAGTTAGCGCCTGATGAAGGTACTAAAAATACTCTCGTTCATTTATTGACACGAGAAATATCCCACACCCAGATGTTTATGAAGGCGCTGGATTCTTTAGGTAAACTAACCGATCCTTTCTTCGGTAACATCCAACCTGATAGCACTGTAGATATTTACTATAACCTGTCTACAAATGGTAAGGACGAACGAGGCCCTTGGAATTCTGAACCAACTTTCCGTTATATTGCCGATCCTATGGCGGAAAAACAGTCCTAA